In Streptomyces durocortorensis, a genomic segment contains:
- the ftsZ gene encoding cell division protein FtsZ produces the protein MAAPQNYLAVIKVIGVGGGGVNAINRMIEVGLKGVEFIAINTDAQALLMSDADVKLDVGRELTRGLGAGANPAVGRKAAEDHREEIEEVLKGADMVFVTAGEGGGTGTGGAPVVANIARSLGALTIGVVTRPFTFEGRRRANQAEDGIAELREEVDTLIVIPNDRLLSISDRQVSVLDAFKSADQVLLSGVQGITDLITTPGLINLDFADVKSVMSEAGSALMGIGSARGDDRAVAAAEMAISSPLLEASIDGARGVLLSISGGSDLGLFEINEAAQLVSEAAHPEANIIFGAVIDDALGDEVRVTVIAAGFDGGQPPARRENVLGANSNKREEPAAPARSSAESVRPTGGLGSVPPREESPAPAEPAPASASSESTLPPVSPPHVPPARPYQDAQAEELDVPDFLK, from the coding sequence GTGGCAGCACCGCAGAACTACCTCGCAGTCATCAAGGTCATCGGTGTCGGCGGCGGTGGTGTCAATGCCATCAACCGAATGATCGAGGTCGGCCTCAAGGGCGTTGAGTTCATCGCGATCAACACGGATGCACAGGCCCTGTTGATGAGCGACGCCGACGTCAAGCTCGACGTCGGCCGCGAACTCACCCGTGGCCTCGGCGCCGGGGCGAACCCGGCCGTCGGTCGCAAGGCGGCAGAGGACCACCGTGAGGAGATCGAGGAGGTCCTCAAGGGGGCCGACATGGTCTTCGTCACCGCCGGAGAAGGCGGCGGCACCGGCACCGGCGGCGCACCTGTCGTCGCCAACATCGCTCGCTCGCTGGGCGCCCTGACGATCGGTGTGGTCACCCGCCCGTTCACCTTCGAGGGCCGGCGACGCGCGAACCAGGCGGAGGACGGCATCGCCGAGCTCCGCGAAGAGGTCGACACCCTCATCGTCATCCCCAACGACCGCCTGCTGTCCATCTCGGACCGCCAGGTCAGCGTGCTCGACGCGTTCAAGTCGGCCGACCAGGTGCTGCTCTCGGGTGTCCAGGGCATCACCGACCTCATCACCACGCCGGGTCTGATCAACCTCGACTTCGCCGACGTCAAGTCGGTCATGTCCGAGGCCGGATCGGCGCTCATGGGCATCGGCTCGGCGCGCGGCGACGACCGTGCGGTCGCGGCGGCGGAGATGGCGATCTCCTCGCCGCTCCTGGAGGCGTCCATCGACGGCGCCCGCGGTGTCCTGCTCTCCATCTCCGGCGGCAGCGACCTCGGTCTCTTCGAGATCAACGAGGCCGCCCAGCTGGTGAGCGAGGCGGCCCACCCCGAGGCCAACATCATCTTCGGCGCCGTCATCGACGACGCCCTGGGCGACGAGGTGCGGGTCACCGTGATCGCCGCGGGTTTCGACGGCGGACAGCCGCCGGCCCGCCGCGAGAACGTCCTCGGCGCGAACTCCAACAAGCGCGAGGAGCCGGCCGCTCCGGCCAGGTCCTCCGCCGAGTCCGTGCGGCCGACGGGCGGACTCGGTTCCGTACCCCCGCGCGAGGAGAGCCCGGCCCCGGCCGAGCCCGCCCCCGCGTCGGCTTCGAGCGAGAGCACGCTTCCGCCGGTCTCTCCGCCGCACGTCCCGCCGGCCCGTCCCTACCAGGACGCCCAGGCCGAAGAGCTGGATGTTCCGGACTTCTTGAAGTGA
- a CDS encoding cell division protein FtsQ/DivIB: MAGPTTAQRGAPERADTPARPPRTGPEGRGISRRTLLILITLTAALLTAFVIWVLYGSSWLRVERVRTSGVEVLTRAEVEAVAAVPLGAPLVSVDTDAMESRLRQRLPRIDTVDVARSWPHGISLKVTERKPVLLVEKGGKFVEVDAKGVRFATVDKAPKGVPLLELAPAPSASLRRFGDDRLLREAVRVAGDLPAGVAKDTEAVRVISYDAISLRLTRDRVVTWGSGEGGPVKARVLTALMKAAPKAGHFDVSAPSAPAVSAS, from the coding sequence GTGGCCGGACCGACGACCGCCCAGCGCGGCGCCCCCGAGCGGGCGGACACCCCCGCCCGCCCGCCGCGGACCGGCCCCGAGGGGCGCGGGATCAGCCGCCGTACGCTGCTGATCCTGATCACCCTCACGGCGGCCCTGCTCACCGCGTTCGTGATCTGGGTGCTCTACGGCTCCTCCTGGCTGCGCGTCGAACGCGTCCGTACGAGCGGCGTCGAGGTGCTCACCCGCGCAGAGGTGGAAGCGGTGGCGGCCGTACCGCTGGGCGCCCCGCTGGTCTCCGTGGACACCGACGCCATGGAGAGCAGGTTGCGCCAGAGGTTGCCTCGTATCGACACAGTGGATGTCGCTCGTTCCTGGCCCCACGGCATCAGCCTTAAGGTGACGGAACGGAAGCCGGTCCTGCTGGTCGAGAAGGGCGGGAAGTTCGTGGAAGTGGACGCGAAGGGCGTCCGCTTCGCCACCGTGGACAAGGCGCCGAAGGGTGTGCCCCTGCTGGAGCTGGCCCCCGCCCCCTCCGCGAGCCTTCGCCGTTTCGGTGACGACCGTCTGCTGCGGGAAGCGGTACGGGTCGCCGGAGACCTTCCCGCGGGCGTCGCCAAGGATACCGAAGCCGTACGGGTCATCTCGTACGACGCGATCTCCTTGCGGCTGACCCGGGATCGTGTGGTGACCTGGGGCAGCGGCGAGGGCGGGCCGGTGAAGGCACGTGTTCTCACCGCGCTCATGAAAGCCGCCCCCAAAGCGGGACACTTCGACGTAAGCGCTCCGAGCGCCCCGGCGGTATCAGCGAGTTGA
- the murG gene encoding undecaprenyldiphospho-muramoylpentapeptide beta-N-acetylglucosaminyltransferase, translating into MHVVLAGGGTAGHIEPALALADALRRQDPTVGITALGTERGLETRLVPERGYELALIPAVPLPRKPTPELITVPGRLRGTIKAAEQVLERTKADCVVGFGGYVALPGYLAAKRVGVPIVVHEANARPGLANKIGSRYAHGVAVSTPDSKLRGARYIGIPLRRTIATLDRARVRPEARASFGLDPNLPTLLVSGGSQGARHLNEVVQRVAPLLQRSGIQILHVVGPKNELPRIDNMPGMPPYIPVPYVDRMDLAYAAADMMLCRAGAMTVAELSAVGLPAAYVPLPIGNGEQRLNAQPVVNAGGGLLVDDAALTPEWVQANVLPVLSDPHRLYEMSRAAAEFGRRDADDLLVGMVYEAIAARR; encoded by the coding sequence GTGCATGTCGTACTCGCCGGCGGGGGGACCGCCGGACACATCGAGCCCGCGCTTGCCCTCGCAGACGCCCTGCGCAGGCAGGACCCGACCGTGGGAATCACTGCCCTCGGCACGGAACGCGGACTGGAGACCAGGCTCGTACCCGAGCGGGGATACGAGCTGGCGCTCATCCCCGCCGTCCCGCTGCCCCGCAAGCCCACGCCCGAACTGATCACCGTCCCGGGCCGGCTGCGCGGCACCATCAAGGCGGCCGAGCAGGTCCTGGAGCGCACCAAGGCGGACTGCGTGGTCGGCTTCGGCGGCTATGTCGCCCTGCCCGGCTACCTCGCGGCCAAGCGGGTCGGCGTGCCCATCGTCGTCCACGAGGCCAACGCCCGCCCGGGCCTGGCCAACAAGATCGGCTCGCGGTACGCCCACGGGGTCGCCGTATCCACGCCGGACAGCAAACTGCGCGGCGCCCGCTACATCGGCATCCCGCTGCGCCGCACCATCGCCACCCTGGACCGCGCCCGGGTCCGCCCGGAGGCCCGCGCCTCCTTCGGCCTCGACCCCAACCTGCCGACGCTGCTGGTCTCCGGCGGCTCGCAGGGCGCCCGCCACCTCAACGAGGTCGTCCAGCGGGTCGCGCCGTTGCTCCAGCGCTCCGGGATCCAGATCCTGCATGTGGTCGGCCCGAAGAACGAATTGCCGCGTATCGACAACATGCCCGGGATGCCGCCGTACATCCCGGTACCGTACGTGGACCGGATGGACCTCGCGTACGCCGCGGCCGACATGATGCTCTGCCGTGCGGGCGCGATGACCGTCGCCGAACTCTCCGCCGTCGGGCTCCCCGCCGCCTACGTCCCGCTGCCCATCGGCAACGGCGAACAGCGGCTCAACGCCCAGCCGGTGGTCAACGCCGGCGGCGGCCTGCTGGTCGACGACGCGGCGCTCACCCCGGAGTGGGTGCAGGCCAACGTCCTGCCGGTGCTGTCGGACCCCCACCGGCTGTACGAAATGTCCCGTGCGGCCGCGGAGTTCGGCCGGCGCGACGCCGACGACCTGCTCGTCGGCATGGTGTACGAAGCGATCGCCGCACGCCGCTAG
- the ftsW gene encoding putative lipid II flippase FtsW: MPADERSAVRRMRTRASVPSPLAVAPAPSGVPLPPGLALRGRLATGARRPETARGPARGGSGPRTPRSGRGGGPRRAFERARRAWDRPLTAYYVILGSSLLITVLGLVMVYSASMIKALDISKPSTYFFGKQFLAAVIGGALMLIAARMPVKLHRALAYPLLMITAFLMVLVQVPGIGMSVNGNQNWLSLGGSFQLQPSEFGKLALILWGADLLARKQDKRLLTQWKHMLVPLVPVAFMLLGLIMLGGDMGTAIILAAILFGLLWLAGAPTRLFAGVLGFAAVIAFLLIWTSPNRMSRLSCMGIVGEPDPEDGCWQAAHGIYALASGGWFGSGLGASVEKWGQLPEPHTDFIFAITGEELGLAGTLSVLALFAALGYAGIRVAGRTEDPFVRYAAGGVTTWITAQAVINIGAVLGLLPIAGVPLPLFSYGRSALLPTMFAVGLMIAFAREDPAAKAALAMRKPGVRWKTMRRRVKKRPSGER, translated from the coding sequence ATGCCGGCCGACGAGAGATCCGCCGTACGGCGGATGCGCACACGGGCGTCCGTTCCCAGCCCCCTCGCCGTGGCGCCCGCGCCCTCCGGAGTACCGCTGCCCCCCGGGCTCGCCCTGCGCGGACGCCTCGCCACCGGCGCCCGCCGTCCGGAGACGGCCCGCGGCCCCGCACGCGGCGGTTCGGGCCCCCGTACCCCGCGCTCCGGACGCGGCGGCGGACCGCGCCGGGCCTTCGAGCGGGCACGACGGGCCTGGGACCGGCCCCTGACCGCCTACTACGTGATCCTCGGCTCCAGCCTCCTGATCACGGTGCTGGGCCTGGTGATGGTCTACTCCGCCTCGATGATCAAGGCGCTGGACATCAGCAAGCCCTCGACGTACTTCTTCGGGAAGCAGTTCCTCGCCGCCGTCATCGGCGGCGCACTGATGCTGATCGCCGCCCGGATGCCGGTCAAACTCCACCGGGCCCTGGCCTACCCGCTGCTGATGATCACCGCCTTCCTGATGGTCCTGGTCCAGGTCCCCGGGATAGGGATGTCGGTCAACGGCAACCAGAACTGGCTCTCTCTGGGCGGCTCCTTCCAGCTCCAGCCCAGCGAGTTCGGCAAGCTCGCCCTGATTCTGTGGGGCGCGGACCTGCTCGCCCGCAAACAGGACAAGCGGCTGCTGACCCAGTGGAAGCACATGCTCGTGCCGCTTGTGCCGGTCGCCTTCATGCTGCTCGGACTGATCATGCTCGGTGGCGACATGGGAACCGCGATCATTCTCGCGGCTATCCTGTTCGGCCTGCTCTGGCTGGCCGGGGCCCCCACCCGGCTGTTCGCGGGTGTGCTCGGCTTCGCCGCCGTCATCGCGTTCCTGCTGATCTGGACCAGCCCCAACCGGATGTCCCGGCTCTCCTGCATGGGCATCGTCGGCGAACCCGACCCGGAGGACGGCTGCTGGCAGGCCGCACACGGAATCTATGCTCTGGCGTCCGGCGGATGGTTCGGTTCCGGACTGGGTGCGAGTGTGGAAAAATGGGGGCAACTCCCCGAACCTCACACCGACTTCATCTTCGCCATCACCGGTGAGGAACTGGGTCTGGCGGGGACGCTGTCCGTGCTCGCCCTGTTCGCGGCTCTAGGCTATGCGGGTATCCGCGTGGCCGGACGCACGGAGGACCCCTTCGTGAGGTATGCCGCGGGAGGCGTGACCACGTGGATCACGGCCCAGGCCGTGATCAACATCGGTGCGGTGCTCGGCCTGTTGCCGATCGCCGGGGTCCCGCTCCCGCTGTTCTCCTACGGGAGATCGGCTCTGCTGCCGACGATGTTCGCGGTCGGGCTGATGATCGCCTTCGCGCGGGAGGATCCCGCCGCGAAGGCGGCCCTGGCCATGCGGAAGCCCGGGGTGAGATGGAAGACGATGAGACGGCGCGTCAAGAAGCGTCCGTCCGGAGAGCGGTGA
- the murD gene encoding UDP-N-acetylmuramoyl-L-alanine--D-glutamate ligase, translated as MGSQEVSSVDWQGKHVTVAGLGVSGIPAARALNERGARVTVVNDGDDDRARAQAAELEALGITVRLGDGATLPPSTDLVVTAPGWQPDKPLFLAAAEAGVPVWGDVELAWRLRGSGGRKPAPWLAVTGTNGKTTTVRMLASILEAAGLRTAAVGNIGVSLLDAVLGDQEYDVLAVELSSYQLHWAPSLRAHSAAVLNLAPDHLDWHGSMAAYAADKGRVYEGNTVACVYNAADPATEDLVREADVEEGCRAIGFTLGAPGPSQLGVVDGILVDRAFVANRHKQAQELAEVSDVHPPAPHNIANALAAAALARAFGVEAAAVRDGLRAFRPDAHRIEHIADIGEVAYVDDSKATNTHAAEASLAAYDSVVWIAGGLAKGAAFDALVTGAAKRLRGAVLMGADRALIREALTRHAPEVPVVDLERTDTGAMSEAVAQAAALARPGDTVLLAPACASMDMFTNYNKRGEAFADAVRARADESA; from the coding sequence ATGGGCAGCCAAGAAGTGAGCTCCGTGGACTGGCAGGGCAAGCACGTCACCGTCGCCGGGCTCGGCGTCAGCGGCATCCCCGCGGCCCGCGCCCTCAACGAGCGCGGCGCGCGCGTCACCGTCGTCAACGACGGCGACGACGACCGCGCCCGTGCGCAGGCGGCCGAACTGGAGGCGCTCGGCATCACCGTGCGCCTCGGCGACGGCGCCACCCTGCCGCCGTCCACGGACCTCGTCGTCACCGCCCCCGGCTGGCAGCCGGACAAGCCGCTCTTCCTGGCTGCCGCCGAGGCGGGCGTCCCGGTCTGGGGCGATGTCGAACTGGCCTGGCGACTGCGCGGCTCAGGCGGCCGGAAGCCCGCACCCTGGCTCGCGGTCACCGGCACCAACGGCAAGACCACCACCGTACGGATGCTGGCCTCGATCCTCGAAGCGGCGGGCCTGCGCACCGCGGCCGTCGGCAACATCGGTGTATCGCTGCTGGACGCCGTGCTCGGCGATCAGGAGTACGACGTCCTCGCCGTCGAACTCTCCAGCTACCAGCTGCACTGGGCGCCCTCCCTGCGCGCCCACTCCGCGGCCGTCCTCAACCTGGCCCCCGACCACCTCGACTGGCACGGCTCGATGGCGGCGTACGCCGCCGACAAGGGGCGCGTCTACGAGGGCAACACGGTCGCCTGCGTCTACAACGCGGCCGACCCGGCCACCGAGGACCTGGTCCGTGAGGCCGACGTCGAGGAGGGCTGCCGGGCCATCGGCTTCACCCTCGGCGCCCCCGGCCCCTCGCAGCTCGGCGTGGTCGACGGCATCCTCGTCGACCGGGCGTTCGTCGCCAACCGGCACAAGCAGGCCCAGGAGCTCGCCGAGGTCTCCGACGTCCACCCGCCGGCCCCGCACAACATCGCCAACGCGCTGGCCGCCGCCGCCCTCGCCCGCGCCTTCGGCGTGGAGGCGGCCGCCGTACGCGACGGACTGCGGGCCTTCCGCCCGGACGCACACCGCATCGAACACATCGCGGACATCGGGGAGGTGGCCTACGTCGACGACTCCAAGGCCACCAACACCCATGCGGCGGAGGCCTCCCTCGCCGCCTACGACTCCGTCGTCTGGATCGCCGGGGGCCTCGCCAAGGGCGCGGCCTTCGACGCGCTGGTGACCGGCGCCGCGAAGCGGCTGCGCGGGGCCGTGCTGATGGGCGCCGACCGGGCCCTGATCCGCGAAGCCCTGACGCGACACGCCCCCGAAGTCCCGGTGGTCGACCTCGAACGGACCGACACTGGGGCGATGTCCGAAGCGGTCGCGCAGGCGGCCGCGCTCGCCCGGCCGGGCGATACGGTACTGCTGGCCCCGGCCTGTGCCTCGATGGACATGTTCACCAACTACAACAAGCGGGGCGAGGCGTTCGCGGACGCCGTCCGCGCGCGCGCCGACGAGAGCGCCTGA
- the mraY gene encoding phospho-N-acetylmuramoyl-pentapeptide-transferase — MRQILFAGAIGLFLTLVGTPLLIKLLARKGYGQFIRDDGPRTHGSKKGTPTMGGIAFILATIIAYILAKVITGEPMSFSGALVLFLMAGMGLVGFLDDYIKIVKQRSLGLRAKAKMAGQLIVGIAFAVLSLQFADSRGNTPASTHLSFVEDFGWSIGPVLFCVWALFMILAMSNGVNLTDGLDGLATGASVMVFGAYTFIGLWQFQESCANAANLTNPSACFEVRDPLDLAVVASALMGACFGFLWWNTSPAKIFMGDTGSLALGGALAGLAILSRTEFLLAILGGLFVMITMSVVIQVGSFKMTGKRVFRMAPLQHHFELKGWSEVLVVVRFWIIQGMCVIVGLGLFYAGWAAKK; from the coding sequence ATGAGGCAGATCCTCTTCGCGGGGGCCATCGGGCTCTTCCTGACCCTGGTCGGTACCCCGCTGCTGATCAAGCTGCTGGCCCGCAAGGGGTACGGGCAGTTCATCCGGGACGACGGCCCGCGCACGCACGGCAGCAAGAAGGGCACGCCCACGATGGGCGGCATCGCCTTCATCCTGGCGACGATCATCGCGTACATCCTCGCGAAGGTCATCACGGGTGAGCCGATGAGCTTCTCCGGGGCCCTCGTCCTGTTCCTGATGGCCGGGATGGGCCTCGTCGGCTTCCTCGACGACTACATCAAGATCGTCAAGCAGCGGTCGCTCGGTCTGCGGGCCAAGGCGAAGATGGCCGGCCAGCTGATCGTCGGTATCGCCTTCGCCGTGCTCTCGCTCCAGTTCGCGGACTCCCGGGGCAACACCCCCGCCTCCACCCACCTCTCCTTCGTGGAGGACTTCGGCTGGTCGATCGGCCCGGTGCTGTTCTGCGTCTGGGCACTGTTCATGATCCTCGCCATGTCCAACGGCGTGAACCTCACGGACGGTCTGGACGGTCTGGCCACCGGTGCCTCGGTGATGGTCTTCGGCGCCTACACCTTCATCGGCCTCTGGCAGTTCCAGGAGTCCTGCGCCAACGCGGCCAACCTGACCAACCCGAGCGCCTGTTTCGAGGTACGCGACCCACTCGACCTCGCCGTCGTCGCCTCCGCCCTGATGGGCGCCTGCTTCGGCTTCCTGTGGTGGAACACCTCGCCCGCCAAGATCTTCATGGGCGACACCGGTTCGCTCGCCCTCGGCGGAGCCCTCGCGGGCCTCGCGATCCTGTCCCGCACCGAGTTCCTGCTCGCCATCCTCGGCGGCCTCTTCGTGATGATCACCATGTCCGTGGTCATCCAGGTCGGTTCGTTCAAGATGACCGGCAAGCGGGTCTTCCGGATGGCGCCGCTCCAGCACCACTTCGAACTCAAGGGGTGGTCCGAGGTCCTTGTCGTGGTCCGCTTCTGGATCATCCAGGGCATGTGCGTGATCGTCGGCCTCGGCCTCTTCTACGCGGGATGGGCAGCCAAGAAGTGA
- a CDS encoding UDP-N-acetylmuramoyl-tripeptide--D-alanyl-D-alanine ligase, translated as MITLSLAEIAGIVGGQPHDIPDPAVTVTGPVVIDSREVVSGSLFAAFAGERVDGHDYAQRAVEAGAAAVLAARPVGVPAIVVDDVVAALGALARTVVERLGTTVVGLTGSAGKTSTKDLIAQLLQRKAPTVWTPGSLNNEIGLPLTALSATAETEHLVLEMGARGIGHIRYLAELTPPRIGLVLNVGSAHLGEFGSREAIAQAKGELVEVLPEDGCAVLNADDPLVRAMASRTKARVLLFGEAPEADVRGEKVRMTADGRPAFQLHTPTGCSDVTLRLYGEHHVSNALAAAAVAHELGMSVTEIAEALSEAGTLSRWRMEVTERGDGVTVVNDAYNANPESMRAALRALAAMGQARAADGGRTWAVLGQMAELGDASLAEHDAVGRLAVRLNVSKLVAVGGREASWLQLGAYNEGSWGEESVHVSDAQAAVDLLRSELRPGDVVLVKASRSVGLEKVALALLENSTEGEVAGR; from the coding sequence GTGATCACCCTTTCCCTCGCCGAGATCGCCGGAATCGTCGGCGGGCAGCCGCACGACATACCGGACCCGGCAGTCACCGTGACCGGACCCGTCGTCATCGACTCCCGCGAGGTCGTGTCCGGCAGTCTGTTCGCCGCGTTCGCCGGCGAACGGGTCGACGGCCACGACTACGCGCAGCGCGCCGTCGAGGCGGGCGCGGCAGCCGTCCTGGCCGCCCGCCCCGTCGGTGTTCCGGCGATCGTCGTGGACGACGTCGTCGCCGCACTCGGCGCGCTCGCCCGTACCGTCGTGGAACGCCTCGGCACCACCGTCGTCGGCCTCACCGGCTCCGCGGGCAAGACGTCCACCAAGGACCTGATCGCCCAGCTCCTTCAGCGCAAGGCCCCCACGGTCTGGACGCCCGGCTCCCTCAACAACGAGATCGGCCTGCCTCTCACGGCCCTGAGCGCCACCGCCGAGACCGAGCACCTGGTTCTTGAGATGGGCGCCCGCGGTATCGGGCACATCCGATACCTGGCCGAGCTGACCCCGCCCCGCATCGGTCTGGTCCTCAACGTCGGCTCCGCCCACCTCGGCGAGTTCGGCAGCCGCGAGGCCATCGCCCAGGCCAAGGGCGAGCTGGTCGAGGTCCTCCCCGAGGACGGCTGTGCCGTGCTCAACGCCGACGACCCCCTCGTACGCGCGATGGCCTCGCGCACCAAGGCCCGCGTCCTGCTCTTCGGAGAAGCCCCGGAAGCGGACGTACGGGGCGAGAAGGTCCGGATGACCGCCGACGGGCGGCCCGCTTTCCAGCTCCACACACCCACCGGGTGCAGCGACGTGACCTTGCGCCTGTACGGTGAGCACCACGTGTCGAACGCGCTCGCCGCGGCCGCCGTCGCCCATGAGTTGGGCATGTCCGTGACCGAGATCGCCGAGGCGCTCTCGGAGGCGGGCACCCTCTCCCGCTGGCGCATGGAGGTCACCGAGCGCGGGGACGGTGTGACGGTTGTCAACGACGCCTACAACGCGAACCCCGAATCCATGAGAGCCGCACTGCGTGCGCTGGCTGCCATGGGCCAGGCCCGAGCGGCCGACGGGGGGCGCACCTGGGCGGTGCTCGGTCAGATGGCCGAGCTCGGTGACGCGTCGCTCGCCGAGCACGACGCGGTCGGACGGCTCGCCGTCCGGCTCAACGTCAGCAAGCTCGTCGCTGTCGGGGGGAGAGAAGCCTCCTGGCTGCAACTGGGCGCATATAACGAGGGTTCGTGGGGTGAGGAGTCGGTGCACGTGTCCGACGCACAGGCGGCCGTCGACCTGCTGCGCAGTGAACTGCGCCCGGGAGACGTCGTGCTGGTGAAGGCGTCCCGGTCGGTCGGTCTGGAGAAGGTCGCCCTGGCACTGCTGGAGAACTCGACCGAGGGCGAGGTCGCCGGCCGATGA
- a CDS encoding UDP-N-acetylmuramoyl-L-alanyl-D-glutamate--2,6-diaminopimelate ligase, with protein MTTITPDPGNRNENHRNPGPSLRETPHRPGTLTAVPHADQSQTTQKDAPVTYPGAPRPDRLRPTPLGELAGRLGIEAPASGEATGITHDSRAVRPGDVYAALPGARFHGADFAAQAAGLGAAAVLTDPAGAERAAATGLPVLVAENPRAVMGELAADIYGRPGIGLLQIGITGTSGKTTTAYLVEGGLRAAGRPTGLIGTVEMRIGDERIKSERTTPEATDLQALFAVMRERGVEAVAMEVSSHALVLGRVDGCVFDVAVFNNLSPEHMEFHSGMEDYFQAKAQLFTPERSHRGVVNFDDEYGRRLITESGVPVTSFSAEGHPDADWHAEDVEVGPQDSTFTAVGPKGERIAARAPLPGPFNVANTLAAIVTLAVAGVDPQTAADGVAAVPGVPGRLERVDAGQPYLAVVDYAHKTDAVESVLRSLRKVTEGRVHIVLGCGGDRDTTKRGPMGAAAARLADTAVLTSDNPRSEDPLAILAAMLSGAAEVPVHERGDVLVDADRASAIAAAVARAEPGDTVLVAGKGHEQGQDIHGVVRPFDDRKVLHAAIEWSQARTGAADRAPHHENNSQG; from the coding sequence GTGACAACCATCACCCCCGATCCCGGGAACCGGAACGAGAACCACCGGAACCCGGGTCCCTCGCTTCGCGAGACGCCGCACCGGCCCGGTACGCTCACCGCCGTGCCCCACGCTGATCAGTCCCAAACCACCCAGAAGGACGCGCCTGTGACCTATCCGGGAGCGCCCCGACCGGACCGGCTCCGGCCCACCCCCCTCGGCGAGCTGGCCGGCCGGCTCGGCATCGAAGCACCGGCCTCCGGTGAGGCCACCGGCATCACGCACGACTCACGGGCCGTGCGTCCCGGTGACGTGTACGCGGCCCTGCCCGGCGCCCGCTTCCACGGCGCCGACTTCGCCGCCCAGGCCGCGGGCCTCGGCGCCGCCGCCGTCCTCACCGACCCCGCGGGCGCCGAACGCGCCGCCGCCACCGGCCTGCCGGTCCTTGTCGCCGAGAACCCGCGCGCCGTCATGGGTGAGCTGGCCGCCGACATCTACGGGCGGCCCGGCATCGGTCTCCTCCAGATCGGCATCACCGGCACCTCGGGCAAGACCACCACCGCGTACCTGGTCGAGGGCGGACTGCGCGCCGCCGGACGCCCCACCGGACTGATCGGCACCGTCGAGATGCGCATCGGCGACGAGCGCATCAAGTCCGAGCGCACCACCCCCGAAGCCACCGACCTCCAGGCCCTGTTCGCCGTCATGCGCGAGCGCGGTGTCGAGGCCGTCGCGATGGAGGTCTCCAGCCACGCCCTGGTGCTCGGCCGGGTCGACGGCTGCGTCTTCGACGTCGCCGTCTTCAACAACCTCAGCCCGGAGCACATGGAGTTCCACTCCGGCATGGAGGACTACTTCCAGGCCAAGGCCCAGCTCTTCACCCCCGAGCGCAGCCACCGCGGCGTGGTGAACTTCGACGACGAGTACGGCCGCAGGCTCATCACCGAGTCCGGCGTCCCGGTCACCAGCTTCTCGGCCGAGGGCCACCCCGACGCCGACTGGCACGCCGAGGACGTCGAGGTCGGCCCGCAGGACAGCACCTTCACCGCAGTCGGCCCGAAGGGTGAGCGGATCGCCGCCCGCGCCCCGCTGCCCGGCCCGTTCAACGTCGCCAACACCCTCGCCGCGATCGTCACGCTGGCCGTCGCGGGCGTCGACCCGCAGACCGCCGCAGACGGCGTCGCCGCCGTCCCCGGCGTGCCCGGGCGACTGGAGCGGGTGGACGCCGGACAGCCCTACCTCGCCGTCGTCGACTACGCGCACAAGACCGACGCCGTCGAGTCGGTGCTCCGCTCCCTGCGCAAGGTCACCGAGGGCCGGGTGCACATCGTCCTCGGCTGCGGAGGCGACCGCGACACCACCAAACGCGGCCCGATGGGCGCAGCCGCCGCCCGTCTCGCCGACACCGCCGTACTGACCTCCGACAACCCCCGCTCCGAGGACCCCCTCGCGATCCTCGCCGCCATGCTCTCCGGCGCCGCCGAGGTGCCCGTCCACGAGCGCGGCGACGTCCTGGTCGACGCCGACCGAGCCTCGGCGATCGCCGCCGCCGTCGCCCGCGCCGAACCGGGCGACACCGTCCTCGTCGCGGGCAAGGGCCACGAGCAGGGCCAGGACATCCACGGAGTCGTACGCCCCTTCGACGACCGCAAGGTCCTGCACGCAGCCATCGAGTGGTCCCAGGCGCGCACCGGCGCCGCGGACCGTGCCCCTCACCACGAGAACAACAGTCAGGGATGA